The following coding sequences are from one Methanosarcina sp. WWM596 window:
- a CDS encoding superoxide dismutase family protein: MVRIQVFASNLTPGLHGIHIHDKANCTGPSFASAGGHYNPLGKEHGLDNPKGPHAGDLPNFFVGQDGTGYMDVTTNLVTLSPGKTTLFPANGTSLVIHADPDDQFTDPSGNSGARIVCGVIEKR, encoded by the coding sequence ATGGTTCGAATTCAGGTCTTTGCTAGCAACCTGACACCGGGCCTGCACGGCATCCACATCCACGATAAAGCGAATTGCACAGGACCGTCTTTTGCCTCTGCAGGCGGACACTATAATCCTCTGGGCAAAGAACATGGGCTTGACAATCCGAAAGGTCCCCATGCCGGTGATCTACCCAATTTCTTCGTGGGGCAGGATGGTACGGGATATATGGACGTCACTACTAACCTTGTGACGCTGTCACCCGGAAAGACCACGCTATTTCCGGCCAACGGTACCTCACTGGTCATCCATGCCGATCCTGACGACCAGTTCACTGATCCTTCCGGCAACAGTGGTGCCCGGATTGTCTGTGGAGTCATCGAAAAAAGATAA
- a CDS encoding ATP-binding protein, with protein MQRLKILSLVLDHKIFFQSPSNLILRNIPVSPCLDGREINLIYGPLHSGKTSFLKYVASLVHGGKVYINFGHSRFEELEPECFQEIEEIATEVYTKTNENEKEPYEAPDAEGAVYYFLDEIHNVPGWESWVDRLNRKGARVFVTSSSANILSQEVTSLFADRNRILKLLPFSFKEYLTLKGLRVPKPNFLTPSRCDEMLCLFLHYFDNGGYPGVIKDRNPTLSRKYFEETLQTGVIARHNIQDAEGLKRLAVFLISNMASEYSLDTLKKVSGIDNEDTIRNYLDYLEEAFLLYRTPMFNHLSENGKEKDVPCKVYAGDTGFFKTVYPNYPDSLGLRFENLVFLELLRQGKQVSYFRDRRECDFLIIETDSQAVKAAIQVSVYFGSPAVREREVLGLMAAMEEYGLNEGLILTMDDEGVMEISGKDGEKKRIIINSVWKWMLE; from the coding sequence ATGCAAAGACTCAAAATTCTTTCCCTGGTTCTTGACCACAAAATCTTTTTCCAAAGCCCCTCTAATCTAATCCTGCGCAACATTCCAGTATCCCCCTGCCTGGACGGGCGTGAGATCAATTTGATTTATGGTCCGCTACACTCGGGCAAGACTTCCTTCTTAAAGTATGTAGCAAGTCTTGTGCATGGAGGGAAGGTTTACATTAATTTTGGACACAGCAGGTTTGAAGAATTAGAACCTGAATGTTTTCAGGAAATTGAGGAAATTGCGACTGAAGTTTACACAAAAACGAATGAAAATGAAAAAGAACCTTATGAAGCCCCGGATGCAGAAGGAGCTGTCTACTATTTCCTTGATGAAATTCATAATGTCCCCGGTTGGGAAAGCTGGGTTGACAGGCTTAATAGAAAAGGAGCAAGGGTCTTTGTAACCTCTTCTTCCGCAAATATCCTGAGTCAGGAGGTTACTTCACTCTTTGCAGACAGAAACAGGATCCTCAAACTTTTACCTTTTTCCTTTAAAGAATACCTGACTCTAAAAGGGCTCAGGGTCCCAAAGCCTAACTTTCTCACACCTTCCAGATGCGATGAAATGCTGTGCCTGTTCCTGCATTATTTCGACAATGGCGGCTATCCTGGCGTAATAAAAGATAGAAATCCCACACTTTCCCGGAAGTATTTTGAGGAAACCCTGCAGACCGGGGTTATTGCCAGGCATAATATTCAGGACGCAGAAGGACTGAAAAGACTTGCAGTATTCCTTATCTCAAACATGGCATCGGAATACTCACTTGACACACTGAAAAAAGTGAGTGGGATAGATAACGAGGATACTATCCGCAACTACCTTGACTATCTGGAAGAGGCTTTTTTGTTGTACAGGACTCCCATGTTTAACCACTTATCTGAAAACGGGAAAGAAAAAGATGTCCCATGCAAAGTTTATGCCGGAGATACGGGTTTCTTCAAGACCGTATATCCCAATTATCCGGACAGCCTGGGATTAAGGTTTGAAAACCTTGTGTTTCTTGAACTGCTCAGGCAGGGCAAGCAGGTCTCATATTTCCGGGACAGGAGAGAATGTGATTTCCTTATAATCGAAACAGATAGCCAGGCTGTTAAGGCTGCGATTCAGGTCTCGGTCTACTTCGGAAGCCCGGCAGTAAGAGAACGGGAGGTTCTCGGACTTATGGCAGCCATGGAAGAATACGGGCTTAACGAGGGGCTTATCCTTACCATGGACGATGAAGGAGTCATGGAGATCTCGGGCAAAGACGGGGAAAAGAAAAGAATAATTATTAATTCTGTATGGAAGTGGATGCTGGAATAA
- a CDS encoding APC family permease codes for MKDNTPQSKSQIDWQYAEECDRASCDLKGLERSIDWKQGLAIALGVPLLILPSIGYFTGYVWAFSIAVWGLTIFLGFFQNLAFGELATVFPKASGLPGYTQTVFGSNSNKHNKGKFKLGKFIGGFSAWSYWFGWSPVLAIYAILIGSYLKGLIPAFSAIPETLLSLLVGAVIFGSLAVINSKGLKNGARAGYILAVVSLIPLIVITIAPFLTGDFHLANITGSWFPTDWTWDLKHILILFGIFAMAEWSACAWETAAIYGPEYKNPNTDTPKALLVCGGICLVLYVLVQTSVIGTLGVEGVLSEPVSPMLPIANLTLGTLGASIAIIMLVGAMLLIIQTAFLSSARSIYSMSVEGNLPSFLSKLNSHGHPMNAMIADALFNMGLILLGTPTAILAASAIGYICANGISLYTYVKVRNDPELSKLDRPFKAPKGWKNIALATAILNIPFFLVGIVYLNSLELGWATTGIGFSVLCLYIPLWFYSQRETKKSTEAKETKAAEKEAVLAESSA; via the coding sequence TTGAAAGATAATACCCCCCAATCTAAATCTCAAATCGACTGGCAGTATGCAGAGGAATGCGACAGAGCAAGCTGTGACTTGAAAGGACTTGAAAGGTCCATTGACTGGAAACAGGGGCTTGCAATTGCCCTCGGCGTCCCTTTACTGATCCTGCCCTCAATAGGCTATTTTACAGGTTACGTCTGGGCTTTTTCAATAGCTGTATGGGGCCTGACCATTTTCCTGGGCTTTTTCCAGAACCTTGCATTCGGAGAGCTTGCAACTGTCTTTCCGAAGGCATCCGGCCTGCCAGGATACACACAGACCGTTTTTGGCTCGAATTCAAACAAACACAATAAAGGAAAGTTTAAGTTAGGGAAATTCATTGGCGGTTTCAGTGCCTGGAGTTACTGGTTCGGCTGGAGCCCGGTGCTTGCAATCTATGCAATCCTTATCGGAAGTTATCTCAAGGGTCTTATCCCTGCCTTTTCAGCCATTCCTGAGACCCTGCTCTCCTTACTGGTCGGAGCTGTGATTTTCGGGTCTCTTGCCGTTATAAACTCAAAAGGGCTCAAGAACGGAGCAAGGGCTGGATACATCCTGGCTGTTGTTTCCCTGATTCCTCTTATCGTTATTACCATCGCCCCGTTTCTTACGGGAGACTTCCACCTTGCTAACATCACAGGCTCCTGGTTCCCAACGGACTGGACCTGGGATCTGAAACACATCCTTATCCTCTTCGGGATTTTCGCAATGGCTGAATGGAGTGCCTGTGCCTGGGAAACCGCAGCAATTTACGGCCCCGAATATAAGAACCCGAATACTGACACTCCAAAAGCGCTGCTGGTCTGCGGAGGAATCTGCCTTGTGCTCTATGTGCTGGTCCAGACCTCGGTTATAGGCACGCTCGGAGTTGAAGGTGTGCTTTCCGAACCCGTATCTCCGATGCTTCCTATTGCCAACCTCACGCTTGGCACACTTGGGGCTTCAATTGCAATTATCATGCTTGTAGGGGCAATGCTCCTTATCATCCAGACTGCATTCCTCTCCTCGGCAAGGTCAATCTACTCGATGTCAGTTGAAGGCAACCTACCCTCATTCCTGAGCAAATTGAACTCCCACGGGCACCCTATGAACGCAATGATTGCCGACGCCCTGTTTAACATGGGCCTTATCCTGCTCGGGACCCCGACCGCAATTCTGGCAGCTTCTGCAATCGGATATATCTGTGCAAATGGGATAAGCCTCTATACCTACGTAAAGGTAAGAAATGACCCGGAACTCTCAAAACTGGACAGGCCCTTTAAAGCCCCGAAAGGCTGGAAAAACATAGCACTGGCAACTGCCATTTTGAATATCCCCTTCTTCCTTGTGGGTATTGTATACCTCAACAGCCTCGAACTTGGCTGGGCTACAACCGGAATCGGTTTTTCAGTACTCTGTCTCTATATTCCGCTCTGGTTCTATTCCCAGAGAGAGACAAAAAAATCAACTGAAGCAAAAGAAACAAAAGCTGCAGAAAAGGAAGCGGTTTTAGCCGAAAGTTCTGCATGA